In Candidatus Sodalis pierantonius str. SOPE, one DNA window encodes the following:
- a CDS encoding terminase large subunit, translating to MTRGERVIAFIERYIIVPEGARLGQPLRLDDFQKRFLQGVYDNPQGTDKAYLSIARKNGKTGLIAGLLLAHLVGPEAVQNSQIISGAMSREQAAIVFNLAVKMINLNPALQPLVHIIPSGKRLVGKPWNVEYKALAAEGKTTHGLSPVLAILDEVGQIRGPQSDFIDAIVTAQGAHENLLLIAISTQAANDADLFSVWLDDAATSGDPHIVSHVYQADKEADLSDPVAWRAANPALGTFRSLKDMQRLAEMAARMPSAENTFRNLNLNQRVSTVSPFISRSVWESCGKAVEPITGRCYAGLDLSEKNDLTALVLIGQTASGRWSVLPFFWTPEKPLHDRAKKDRVPYDVWARQGLLNTTPGASVDYDVVARDIAAILGDYAVDAIAFDRWRIEIFRKAAQDIGLSLPLKEFGQGFKDMAPAIDRLESLLLNGQLRHGMHPVLTMCAANAVINKGCGR from the coding sequence ATGACACGCGGCGAGCGGGTGATCGCCTTTATTGAACGCTACATCATCGTTCCCGAGGGGGCACGGCTAGGACAGCCGCTACGGCTGGATGACTTCCAGAAACGTTTCCTGCAGGGGGTCTATGATAACCCCCAGGGTACCGATAAAGCCTATTTGAGCATTGCCCGCAAAAACGGCAAGACGGGGCTGATTGCGGGGTTGCTGCTGGCCCATCTGGTAGGGCCGGAAGCGGTGCAGAATTCGCAGATTATTAGCGGGGCCATGAGTCGGGAGCAGGCGGCGATTGTGTTTAATCTGGCGGTCAAGATGATCAACCTGAATCCTGCCCTTCAACCGTTGGTGCATATTATCCCCAGCGGAAAGCGCCTGGTGGGCAAGCCCTGGAACGTCGAGTACAAAGCACTGGCGGCGGAAGGCAAAACGACGCACGGTCTGTCGCCGGTGCTGGCCATTCTGGATGAAGTGGGACAAATTCGCGGCCCGCAGAGCGATTTCATTGACGCTATTGTTACCGCCCAGGGGGCGCATGAAAACCTGCTGCTTATCGCCATCAGTACCCAGGCCGCCAATGATGCTGACCTGTTTAGTGTCTGGCTGGATGATGCTGCCACCTCGGGCGATCCGCATATCGTTTCCCATGTCTATCAGGCTGACAAAGAGGCGGATTTATCCGATCCGGTGGCGTGGAGGGCCGCTAACCCGGCGCTGGGCACCTTTCGCTCCCTCAAGGACATGCAGCGTTTAGCGGAAATGGCTGCCCGGATGCCCAGTGCGGAAAACACCTTCCGTAACCTCAATCTGAATCAGCGGGTCTCTACCGTCTCGCCCTTTATCTCCCGCTCGGTATGGGAGAGCTGCGGCAAAGCCGTGGAGCCGATTACCGGGCGCTGCTACGCCGGGCTGGATTTGTCTGAAAAGAACGACCTGACCGCTCTGGTGCTGATAGGTCAGACGGCGTCCGGGCGCTGGAGCGTTTTGCCGTTTTTCTGGACGCCCGAAAAACCGCTGCATGATCGGGCGAAGAAAGACAGGGTGCCGTATGACGTCTGGGCGCGCCAAGGTCTGCTTAATACGACACCCGGTGCCAGTGTGGATTACGACGTGGTGGCGCGGGATATCGCGGCGATCCTCGGGGATTACGCGGTGGACGCCATTGCTTTTGACCGCTGGCGTATTGAGATTTTTCGCAAGGCGGCCCAGGACATCGGGCTGAGCCTGCCCCTGAAAGAATTTGGTCAGGGTTTTAAGGATATGGCCCCGGCGATTGATCGCCTGGAATCCCTGTTGCTGAACGGGCAACTGCGCCACGGCATGCACCCGGTGCTGACCATGTGTGCCGCGAATGCGGTGATCAATAAAGGATGCGGCCGGTAA
- a CDS encoding IS5 family transposase, with protein sequence MAKQKFKITNWPAYNNALRQRGDLTVWLDESAIAAWTESTPPEHRGRPLHYTDMAITTVLMIKRVFNLSLRALQGFVDSIFKLMGLSLRCPDYSLVSRRAKTVDISIKTPTRGEISHLVIDGTGLKVFGEGEWKVRQHGAERRRVWRKLHLAVDSVTHEIICADLSLSGTTDAQALPGLINQTHRKIREASADSAYDTRYCHDALLRKKIKPLIPPRSGAQYWPARYHERNHAVANQHLSGNNDTWKKKVGYHRRSLAETAMFRFKTLLGGHLSLHDYDAQVGEAMAMVKALNRITLLGMPRACLEI encoded by the coding sequence ATGGCAAAGCAAAAGTTTAAAATTACCAACTGGCCCGCATACAACAATGCGCTCAGGCAGCGGGGGGACCTGACAGTATGGCTTGATGAGTCAGCCATTGCTGCATGGACTGAGAGTACACCACCTGAACATCGTGGCCGGCCGCTTCACTACACCGATATGGCCATTACCACGGTTCTGATGATAAAGCGCGTGTTTAACCTTTCGCTCCGGGCGTTACAGGGTTTCGTTGACTCAATTTTTAAACTGATGGGGCTGTCGCTGCGCTGCCCAGATTACTCTCTGGTCAGCCGGCGAGCAAAAACCGTCGACATCAGCATAAAAACGCCAACCCGCGGCGAAATCTCACACCTGGTCATCGATGGCACCGGCCTGAAAGTCTTCGGCGAAGGCGAATGGAAAGTCAGGCAGCATGGGGCTGAGAGGCGCAGAGTATGGCGCAAGCTTCATCTGGCAGTAGATAGCGTGACACATGAAATTATCTGTGCCGATTTATCGCTAAGCGGTACGACAGATGCGCAGGCGCTGCCCGGGCTGATTAACCAAACCCACCGGAAAATCAGGGAAGCGTCGGCTGACAGTGCTTACGATACGCGTTACTGTCATGATGCTCTGCTGAGGAAAAAAATAAAGCCGCTTATCCCACCGCGGAGTGGTGCGCAATATTGGCCAGCTCGATACCATGAGCGTAACCATGCGGTGGCAAATCAGCATCTGAGCGGCAATAACGATACCTGGAAAAAGAAAGTAGGTTATCACCGGCGTTCACTGGCTGAAACGGCCATGTTCCGGTTTAAAACACTTCTGGGTGGTCATCTGAGTCTGCATGACTATGACGCGCAGGTAGGTGAGGCAATGGCAATGGTTAAAGCACTTAACCGGATCACGCTGTTAGGAATGCCAAGAGCCTGTTTAGAAATTTGA
- a CDS encoding HK97-gp10 family putative phage morphogenesis protein produces the protein MMTVKVEGLAALGQQFEALGRDMSTKILRQAGRAALASVQDDMRQHAGFDAESNDPHMRDSITIRSSTRGRAQLTLRVGPGKKHRMKALAQEFGTVKQVAHRFIGPAMKYQTSHVLRLLAAEIRRGIENR, from the coding sequence ATGATGACCGTGAAGGTTGAAGGTCTGGCCGCGCTTGGACAGCAGTTTGAGGCGCTGGGCCGTGATATGTCGACAAAAATCCTGCGGCAGGCGGGCCGGGCGGCATTAGCGTCGGTGCAAGACGATATGCGTCAACATGCCGGTTTTGACGCTGAGAGTAACGATCCTCATATGCGCGACAGCATCACCATACGCAGCAGCACACGCGGGCGGGCACAGCTCACCTTACGGGTTGGCCCCGGTAAAAAACACCGCATGAAAGCGCTGGCACAGGAATTTGGCACCGTGAAGCAGGTTGCGCACCGTTTTATTGGCCCGGCGATGAAATACCAGACATCCCACGTTTTACGCTTGCTGGCGGCGGAAATCCGTCGAGGCATCGAGAATCGGTAG
- a CDS encoding IS5-like element ISSoEn1 family transposase, protein MAKQKFKITNWPAYNNALRQRGDLTVWLDESAIAAWTESTPPEHRGRPLHYTDMAITTVLMIKRVFNLSLRALQGFVDSIFKLMGLSLRCPDYSLVSRRAKTVDISIKTPTRGEISHLVIDGTGLKIFGEGEWKVRQHGAERRRVWRKLHLAVDSATHEIICADLSLSGTTDAQALPGLINQTHRKIREASADSAYDTRYCHDALLRKKIKPLIPPRSGAQYWPARYHERNHAVANQHLSGNNDTWKKKVGYHRRSLAETAMFRFKILLGGHLSLHDYDAQVGEAMAMVKALNRITLLGMPNSVRIM, encoded by the coding sequence ATGGCAAAGCAAAAGTTTAAAATCACCAACTGGCCCGCATATAACAATGCGCTCAGGCAGCGGGGGGACCTGACAGTATGGCTTGATGAGTCAGCCATTGCTGCATGGACTGAGAGTACACCACCTGAACATCGTGGCCGGCCGCTTCACTACACCGATATGGCCATTACCACGGTTCTGATGATAAAGCGCGTGTTTAACCTTTCGCTCCGGGCGTTACAGGGTTTCGTTGACTCGATTTTTAAACTGATGGGGCTGTCGCTGCGCTGCCCAGATTACTCTCTGGTCAGCCGGCGAGCAAAAACCGTCGACATCAGCATAAAAACGCCAACCCGCGGCGAAATCTCACACCTGGTCATCGATGGCACCGGCCTGAAAATCTTCGGCGAAGGCGAATGGAAAGTCAGGCAGCATGGGGCTGAGAGGCGCAGAGTATGGCGCAAGCTTCATCTGGCAGTAGATAGCGCGACACATGAAATTATCTGTGCCGATTTATCGCTAAGCGGTACGACAGATGCGCAGGCGCTGCCCGGGCTGATTAACCAAACCCACCGGAAAATCAGGGAAGCGTCGGCTGACAGTGCTTACGATACGCGTTACTGTCATGATGCTCTGCTGAGGAAAAAAATAAAGCCGCTTATCCCACCGCGAAGTGGTGCGCAATATTGGCCAGCTCGATACCATGAGCGTAACCATGCGGTGGCAAATCAGCATCTGAGCGGCAATAACGATACCTGGAAAAAGAAAGTAGGTTATCACCGGCGTTCACTGGCTGAAACGGCCATGTTCCGGTTTAAAATACTTCTGGGTGGTCATCTGAGTCTGCATGACTATGACGCGCAGGTAGGTGAGGCTATGGCAATGGTCAAAGCGCTTAACCGGATCACGTTGTTAGGAATGCCAAACAGCGTCCGCATCATGTAA
- a CDS encoding C40 family peptidase: MDETLLGPIREHVAWEYPKEACGLIVQTAPGAYYLPCRNIHPSPTDHFTLSPDDYAQAEVQGDIVMIVHSHPDVVRLLPSELDRLQCDYSGVEWGIMSWPDGDFCTLSPRGERPLTGRAWVLGFDDCWTLIMDYYRQTYGIQLPNFSVAYEWWTEGQENRYDDNWQGAGFVEVAPETMRSGDIIMMQVSAPVTNHAAVYLGDNLMLHHLFGKLSARTPYGRYYRDRTVRIVRHKERLHAENH, encoded by the coding sequence ATGGATGAGACGCTGTTAGGCCCCATCCGCGAGCATGTGGCGTGGGAATACCCGAAAGAAGCATGCGGGCTGATTGTCCAGACGGCCCCGGGGGCATACTACCTGCCGTGTCGCAATATCCACCCGTCTCCGACGGACCATTTTACGCTTTCCCCGGACGATTATGCGCAGGCGGAAGTGCAGGGCGATATCGTGATGATAGTGCATTCGCATCCCGATGTAGTGCGGCTCCTTCCCTCAGAGCTTGACCGGCTACAGTGCGATTATAGCGGGGTGGAATGGGGCATTATGTCATGGCCGGACGGGGATTTTTGCACCCTGTCGCCCAGAGGGGAACGGCCACTGACGGGGCGGGCCTGGGTGCTGGGGTTTGATGACTGCTGGACACTGATTATGGACTACTACCGGCAGACGTACGGCATTCAATTGCCTAATTTCTCTGTGGCGTATGAATGGTGGACGGAAGGACAGGAAAACCGCTACGACGATAACTGGCAAGGGGCAGGTTTTGTCGAGGTTGCGCCTGAGACGATGCGCTCTGGCGACATTATCATGATGCAGGTATCGGCCCCGGTCACCAATCACGCTGCCGTCTATCTCGGGGATAATCTTATGCTTCACCATTTGTTTGGCAAACTGTCGGCACGAACGCCATATGGCCGCTATTACCGAGACAGAACGGTGCGCATCGTGCGCCACAAGGAGCGTTTACATGCTGAGAACCATTAA
- a CDS encoding HK97 family phage prohead protease — protein MPSIQKTLAFEQAEIKFTGDVTQGIFDGYASVFNHTDADGDVFLPGAFKKALSNPSRQVAMFFNHRTWELPVGKWTALDEDARGLRVRGELTPGHRGAQDLMAAMKHGSVEGLSVGFQARREDYDISRTGRIYKNVAALQEISICTFPANEQANVSSIKSLDGIDNIRDAENWLRDSAGLSKSQAIGLIARIKSALRSESEGDTLAALCERIKAFPLQLGK, from the coding sequence ATGCCGAGCATTCAAAAAACACTCGCCTTTGAACAGGCAGAAATTAAATTTACCGGGGACGTGACCCAGGGGATTTTCGACGGTTACGCGTCGGTATTCAACCACACCGATGCGGATGGCGATGTCTTTCTGCCCGGTGCCTTCAAGAAGGCGTTATCCAACCCGTCGCGTCAGGTCGCCATGTTTTTTAATCACCGAACCTGGGAGCTACCGGTCGGGAAATGGACGGCGCTGGACGAAGATGCCCGCGGTTTGCGGGTCAGGGGCGAGCTCACGCCCGGTCATCGTGGCGCGCAAGATCTGATGGCGGCCATGAAGCACGGTAGTGTGGAAGGGCTGTCTGTGGGCTTTCAGGCTCGGCGTGAGGATTATGACATCAGCCGCACGGGGCGTATTTACAAGAACGTTGCCGCCCTGCAGGAAATCAGCATCTGTACCTTTCCGGCCAATGAACAGGCCAACGTGTCGTCCATAAAGAGCCTTGACGGCATTGACAACATTCGCGATGCGGAAAACTGGCTGAGAGACTCTGCCGGTTTGTCCAAATCGCAGGCCATAGGGCTGATTGCCCGCATCAAGTCGGCCCTTCGGAGCGAGTCTGAAGGCGACACACTCGCCGCGCTGTGTGAGCGCATCAAAGCTTTCCCTCTTCAATTAGGAAAATAA
- a CDS encoding phage head closure protein, protein MEPGRLRHRVTVQRESDAKDAYGQSVGWETVYTLPADIRAISGRDFIAASAERTTVTTKIFIRYHADIRPTLCRLVHKPPTGRGEVYRIIAALPDRHCRRLELLCEEEFQRVTGN, encoded by the coding sequence ATGGAGCCGGGACGACTTCGTCATCGCGTTACCGTGCAGCGGGAGTCCGACGCAAAAGACGCCTACGGGCAGTCGGTCGGGTGGGAAACGGTGTACACGCTACCGGCGGATATTCGTGCGATCAGCGGGCGGGATTTTATTGCCGCCAGTGCCGAGCGTACCACGGTGACCACGAAAATCTTTATCCGCTATCACGCCGATATTCGCCCGACGCTGTGTCGACTGGTGCATAAGCCGCCGACCGGACGGGGCGAAGTGTATCGCATTATCGCTGCATTGCCGGATCGGCATTGTCGCCGTCTGGAACTGCTATGTGAAGAGGAATTTCAACGTGTTACTGGCAATTGA
- a CDS encoding IS5-like element ISSoEn1 family transposase encodes MAKQKFKITNWPAYNNALRQRGNLTVWLDESAIAAWTESTPPEHRGRPLHYTDMAITTVLMIKRVFNLSLRALQGFVDAIFKLMGLSLRCPDYSLVSRRAKTVDISIKTPTRGEISHLVIDGTGLKIFGEGEWKVRQHGAERRRVWRKLHLAVDSATHEIICADLSLSGTTDAQALPGLINQTHRKIREASADSAYDTRYCHDALLRKKIKPLISPRSGAQYWPARYHERNHAVANQHLSGNNDTWKKKVGYHRRSLAETAMFRFKTLLGGHLSLHDYDAQVGEAMAMVKALNRITLLGMPNSVRIM; translated from the coding sequence ATGGCAAAGCAAAAGTTTAAAATCACCAACTGGCCCGCATACAACAATGCGCTCAGGCAGCGGGGGAACCTGACAGTATGGCTTGATGAGTCAGCCATTGCTGCATGGACTGAGAGTACACCACCTGAACATCGTGGCCGGCCGCTTCACTACACCGATATGGCCATTACCACGGTTCTGATGATAAAGCGCGTGTTTAACCTTTCGCTCCGGGCGTTACAGGGTTTCGTTGACGCGATTTTTAAACTGATGGGGCTGTCGCTGCGCTGCCCAGATTACTCTCTGGTCAGCCGGCGAGCAAAAACCGTCGACATCAGCATAAAAACGCCAACCCGCGGCGAAATCTCACACCTGGTCATCGATGGCACCGGCCTGAAAATCTTCGGCGAAGGCGAATGGAAAGTCAGGCAGCATGGGGCTGAGAGGCGCAGAGTATGGCGCAAGCTTCATCTGGCAGTAGATAGCGCGACACATGAAATTATCTGTGCCGATTTATCGCTAAGCGGTACGACAGATGCGCAGGCGCTGCCCGGGCTGATTAACCAAACCCACCGGAAAATCAGGGAAGCGTCGGCTGACAGTGCTTACGATACGCGTTACTGTCATGATGCTCTGCTGAGGAAAAAAATAAAGCCGCTTATCTCACCGCGAAGTGGTGCGCAATATTGGCCAGCTCGATACCATGAGCGTAACCATGCGGTGGCAAATCAGCATCTGAGCGGCAATAACGATACCTGGAAAAAGAAAGTAGGTTATCACCGGCGTTCACTGGCTGAAACGGCCATGTTCCGGTTTAAAACACTTTTGGGTGGTCATCTGAGTCTGCATGACTATGACGCGCAGGTAGGTGAGGCTATGGCAATGGTCAAAGCGCTTAACCGGATCACGCTGTTAGGAATGCCAAACAGCGTCCGCATCATGTAA
- a CDS encoding tail assembly protein, with protein MLRTIKLKGTLGKRFGRTHRYHVADVKEALRALCVTLPGFEKYMSNAHHDGIRFAFFNGKENIGIEQFDMSKGDRNIAIMSVIEGAKLGGLLQVVLGAAALAGAFFTAGTSLALFGVAASTLLTGLGTSMLLGGVVQLMTLQPNYGVGKSSSADNKPNWRTCQHGGDGLPGAGVVRPAGNRRCSHQRRCFCQRPAVGKPCNCLKILS; from the coding sequence ATGCTGAGAACCATTAAACTGAAAGGGACGCTGGGCAAACGCTTTGGCCGCACTCACCGTTACCATGTTGCCGATGTGAAAGAGGCTCTCCGGGCGCTTTGCGTCACGCTGCCCGGCTTTGAAAAATATATGAGCAACGCCCACCATGACGGTATTCGTTTTGCTTTCTTTAACGGCAAGGAAAATATCGGCATTGAGCAGTTTGATATGAGTAAGGGTGACCGGAATATTGCCATTATGTCGGTGATTGAAGGGGCCAAACTCGGAGGCTTGTTACAGGTGGTGTTGGGTGCCGCTGCGCTGGCCGGGGCCTTTTTTACCGCAGGAACGTCGCTGGCGCTGTTCGGCGTGGCGGCATCAACCCTGCTTACCGGCCTGGGAACCTCGATGCTGCTGGGTGGTGTGGTGCAGCTGATGACGCTGCAGCCCAATTACGGCGTCGGAAAATCATCAAGCGCTGATAATAAACCCAACTGGCGCACCTGTCAACACGGTGGCGATGGGCTACCCGGTGCCGGTGTTGTACGGCCAGCGGGAAATCGGCGGTGCAGTCATCAGCGCCGGTGTTTTTGCCAGCGACCAGCAGTAGGTAAACCATGCAACTGCTTAAAAATTTTATCCTGA
- a CDS encoding phage tail protein — MKQTVYTDNLKMSLLKPLNTAQECELLGGRYFIRRMSALALLEQEEKATQAFEAGDMRQASLLNVQMLLDCLCDPDGQPIPSDALPTADALMAAHDNGTLLDAIATVKRHAVGSLEDAQKN; from the coding sequence ATGAAGCAGACTGTTTACACCGACAACCTGAAAATGTCGTTGCTCAAACCGCTGAACACGGCGCAGGAATGTGAATTGTTAGGCGGGCGCTATTTTATCCGCCGTATGTCCGCGCTGGCGTTGCTTGAGCAGGAAGAGAAAGCGACGCAGGCGTTTGAGGCGGGGGATATGCGTCAGGCGTCGTTGCTGAACGTGCAGATGCTGCTGGATTGCCTGTGTGATCCGGACGGACAGCCGATCCCCTCCGATGCCCTGCCAACGGCTGATGCACTGATGGCGGCGCACGATAACGGCACGTTGCTGGATGCCATTGCCACGGTCAAACGCCATGCGGTGGGGTCACTGGAGGACGCGCAAAAAAACTGA
- the istA gene encoding IS21 family transposase, with product MKFVQRRSNRTIAAALGIGCTTVHDILGRFTVVNLVWPLPAELSPVDLDRLLYPGKSGKVINTLPSWLDIDTELSRKGMTKQLLWMEYQSAVGGDALGYSQFCVLFRDWKKKQRRSMRMEHKAGEKLFIDFCGPTVPIVNPATGSVRQVAIFVAAMGVSGYAYIEACEGQDMASWLNANSRCLHFMGGVPELMIPDNLRSAVSTPDRYEPVMNQSYQALANHYETVVLPARPRKPKDKTKAESTVQLVERWVLARLRKRRFYSLAELNQVIRELNHELNLRPMRHYGGQSRLERFEQLDKPALGPLPPTQWEYSEYLVARVGPDYHIDYGKNWYSVPHPLVGERVDVIATQRLVQIHHKGVCVATHPRSDNAYRHTTQAAHMPANHKGQSQWTPERLCSWALSVGVCTLKVVESIQKSKAHPEQAYRSVLGLLNLQRRYETTRLEKACALALEKGCINRSFIANVLKHSRESEVTQDGAGVSMLVHENLRGPDSYH from the coding sequence ATGAAATTCGTGCAGCGTCGCTCGAATCGCACTATCGCAGCAGCGCTCGGCATAGGCTGTACTACCGTGCACGATATCCTCGGCCGATTCACGGTAGTTAACCTGGTCTGGCCATTGCCGGCGGAACTGTCCCCCGTCGACCTCGACCGCCTGCTCTATCCCGGCAAATCCGGAAAAGTTATCAATACATTACCCAGCTGGCTTGATATCGATACCGAGTTAAGCCGCAAGGGCATGACCAAGCAGCTGCTCTGGATGGAATATCAGTCCGCCGTGGGCGGTGATGCCCTCGGTTACTCACAGTTTTGTGTACTGTTCCGTGACTGGAAAAAAAAGCAGCGGCGTTCCATGCGCATGGAGCACAAGGCTGGCGAAAAGCTCTTCATCGACTTCTGTGGCCCCACCGTACCTATCGTCAACCCTGCGACCGGTAGCGTACGCCAGGTCGCTATCTTCGTCGCTGCCATGGGCGTGTCAGGCTATGCGTATATCGAAGCCTGCGAAGGCCAGGACATGGCATCGTGGCTCAACGCCAATAGCCGCTGCCTGCACTTCATGGGTGGGGTTCCGGAGCTGATGATACCTGATAATCTGCGCAGCGCTGTCAGCACCCCTGACCGCTATGAGCCGGTCATGAACCAGAGCTACCAGGCGCTGGCAAATCACTATGAGACAGTGGTGCTACCGGCGCGCCCGAGAAAACCGAAAGACAAGACGAAGGCAGAATCAACTGTGCAGCTGGTAGAACGCTGGGTTTTGGCCCGGTTGCGTAAACGTAGGTTCTACTCGCTGGCCGAACTCAACCAGGTGATACGAGAACTCAATCATGAGTTGAATCTGCGCCCGATGCGTCATTACGGCGGACAAAGTCGCCTTGAACGCTTCGAGCAGCTGGACAAACCGGCTCTTGGGCCTCTACCGCCCACACAATGGGAATACAGTGAGTATCTCGTTGCCCGAGTGGGACCTGATTACCACATAGACTACGGCAAAAACTGGTACTCGGTGCCGCATCCGCTGGTTGGCGAGCGCGTTGACGTCATCGCCACCCAACGGCTGGTGCAAATCCACCATAAGGGCGTCTGCGTGGCTACGCACCCTCGCAGCGATAACGCCTATAGGCACACGACTCAGGCGGCGCACATGCCGGCTAACCATAAGGGGCAGAGTCAGTGGACGCCGGAAAGGCTGTGCAGTTGGGCGCTGTCGGTGGGTGTGTGCACACTGAAAGTGGTCGAGTCCATCCAAAAGAGCAAAGCCCATCCGGAGCAGGCTTACCGCTCCGTGCTGGGGCTACTCAATCTGCAACGGCGCTATGAGACGACGCGACTGGAGAAGGCCTGCGCGCTGGCGTTGGAGAAAGGGTGCATTAACCGCTCTTTCATAGCCAACGTATTGAAACACAGTCGTGAAAGTGAGGTCACCCAGGACGGAGCCGGCGTATCAATGCTGGTTCACGAAAACCTCCGAGGTCCGGACAGTTATCACTAA
- a CDS encoding ATP-binding protein, with translation MSIATLVLGESGSGKSTSLRNLDPEKTGIIQCINKPLPFKSSGWKVGLNVARTNDPVKILDILRAHNKDIIVIDDFQSVLVDEFMRRATQRGYDKFTDIGKIAWDTFNLAGALAEHRRVYILTHSHTDDNGGIHVKTVGKMVDQVITPEGYFTIVLRAVVNNGNYLFSTQTNEQDCCKSPMGMFSETLVDNDLKAIDDAICAYYGINNIHTIKEKIA, from the coding sequence ATGAGTATAGCAACATTAGTATTGGGCGAATCAGGTAGTGGCAAATCTACCAGTCTGAGAAATCTTGACCCAGAAAAAACAGGGATTATTCAGTGCATCAATAAACCACTGCCATTTAAATCTTCTGGCTGGAAAGTGGGGCTTAACGTCGCAAGGACAAATGACCCAGTCAAGATATTAGATATATTAAGAGCGCACAATAAAGATATCATTGTTATTGATGACTTTCAAAGTGTCCTTGTTGATGAGTTTATGAGACGAGCGACCCAACGGGGTTATGACAAATTTACCGACATAGGGAAAATAGCATGGGACACATTTAATCTTGCCGGGGCGCTGGCAGAGCATCGCCGCGTCTACATTCTAACGCATTCTCATACTGACGATAATGGAGGTATACACGTTAAAACCGTAGGAAAAATGGTTGACCAGGTTATTACCCCGGAAGGTTATTTCACCATTGTATTGCGGGCCGTTGTCAATAACGGTAATTACCTCTTCTCTACGCAAACCAACGAGCAGGACTGCTGCAAGAGTCCTATGGGCATGTTTAGCGAAACACTGGTTGACAATGACCTTAAAGCCATTGATGACGCTATCTGCGCTTACTATGGCATCAATAACATCCACACGATTAAGGAAAAAATAGCATGA
- a CDS encoding head-tail connector protein — MAIAVTDLVPIDELRTHIEFDAEDRNALIIRYAQAALDYCLRWCDEPRWKTAADVPTLVVSALLLVFADLFEHRTRQSEVQLYKNRAAEQLLWPYHNWRGHGEDT, encoded by the coding sequence ATGGCGATTGCCGTAACCGACCTGGTGCCGATTGACGAGCTCAGGACGCATATTGAGTTTGACGCAGAGGACCGCAACGCGCTGATTATCCGCTATGCCCAGGCGGCGTTGGACTACTGCCTGCGTTGGTGTGACGAGCCGCGCTGGAAGACGGCGGCGGATGTGCCCACCCTGGTGGTCTCTGCCCTGCTGCTGGTCTTTGCCGATCTGTTTGAGCACCGTACCCGGCAAAGTGAGGTGCAGCTTTACAAAAACCGGGCGGCGGAGCAACTGCTGTGGCCGTATCACAACTGGCGCGGTCACGGGGAGGATACCTGA
- a CDS encoding phage tail protein, with amino-acid sequence MDTFSWPVRVNSSEQLKVATIEAQFGEGYKQVSSKGIHDVSESWSLSCNGDRESLLAVRHFLINHVTRAFWWVNPWGEKKRYRVKSDAIRTRFLHGSLVEMGFTFEEAFSP; translated from the coding sequence ATGGACACATTTAGCTGGCCTGTCAGGGTAAACAGCAGTGAACAACTGAAGGTTGCGACGATTGAAGCGCAATTCGGCGAGGGTTATAAGCAGGTGAGCAGTAAAGGCATTCATGATGTCAGCGAAAGCTGGTCACTGAGTTGTAACGGCGATCGGGAGTCGCTGCTGGCTGTTCGGCATTTTCTGATAAATCACGTGACCCGGGCCTTCTGGTGGGTTAACCCCTGGGGGGAGAAAAAACGCTATCGCGTCAAGTCCGATGCGATCCGGACGCGATTTCTTCACGGCTCTCTGGTGGAAATGGGTTTTACTTTCGAGGAGGCGTTTTCGCCATGA
- a CDS encoding protease FtsH-inhibitory lysogeny factor CIII: MNYAFAGNAALMGSYHPEETQLDKIIKWLRNGCRKLIDILRQEGNPL; the protein is encoded by the coding sequence ATGAATTACGCATTCGCGGGTAATGCTGCCCTCATGGGGAGCTATCACCCGGAAGAAACCCAATTGGATAAAATCATAAAATGGCTGAGGAATGGATGCAGGAAACTTATCGATATTCTCCGGCAGGAAGGCAATCCTCTATGA